Part of the Halalkalibacter krulwichiae genome is shown below.
TTCATTAATATTGAAATTTCTTAAATAAATGTAAAAACATGCTAGTAGTACAAACAAAGATCATGGTTTGTACTACTATTTTTTTATACTAGTACTCACCAGCCGCCCGCAGAAAGCAAAGTATATTTTCGTAATGGATGCTTTGCATCAATCGTTGTTACGGTCCGATTTTTCGTTAGAAAAACTCTATTATCCGGCCTCTTTTTTCAAAAAATGGATTGAAATGTACGATTTTTCAATAAAAGTAATAGAATTTGATTATTTTGGTTATTCTACACCTAACATGGTATGTACTTATCACCCCACGAGAAAACACCTACACCATGTTAAAGGGTGACTTAAAAGCATCATTACAAATAAGCGAACAAAATAAACTACGATTATCGCTTCATTATTTTTGGGCTTTTGGTCATCCCTTTTGACTAATGTAACTTATGCTTCTTTAACACCTCTTTTTGCTTTATACCCTTCTTGCTAAGATAATTATTTTTCCAACCAGCCCATATAAAATAAACTCCCGACAAGATTGCTACTACGTCATTGACAAACTGCTCTGAGATTGTTTGATATCCCAATAAATTTAAGACTGCATTCACGACTGCTAGAATTAAAAAAGCAAACCGTGACATTGACGCTACATCTCGTTCCATTTTTTCCCCTCCCACTACTGTTCTTTCCCTCTCCTTAATGCTAGTCTATGATTGTCCTTGTTAAACATGACGAATAACCCTCAACATCAATAGTGTCAAGGGTTCTTTCTTCTTATAGTTCTGCATGTACTGGTCACGTCGCCACGGATGTACTTGCAATCTAAACATGTTTCTTCCTATTATATAGTGTCACATGTTAATAAAAACCTGCTAAAAACAATATGAATGAAATGAGTTCTTCATATCGTATCAAGGTTTCTATTTGTGTGGGTTTATTCGAACGTCTCTCTACGGAGAGGAGTTTAATATTTCCATACATTCTAATACTTCTTAGCTGTGTACTCTTTCCGCTACCGGTTGTTCCACTTATGAACAATGAGGATTCTTTATTAAATCAAATGTGATATATACATTATTTAAGTTTTTTCCACAAATAATAGAAATGTATAACCTTTCACGAGCAGTTTAATCTCTTCATATTTCCAAGGGAGTTTGCAGGGAGAAGATCGATATAAATAATTAAAGTAAATTGTTTGTTGTTCAACTCAAGCATCTTCCCAAATTGTTACTGGAACAACCATTGTTTATTAGTTACTTCTTTTAGATCTAATCCAATCGGAAAGAGTTTATCATACGATTGGTTCTTAGAAGGAGTTTCATTTATAATATCAACCAAAAAAGTAAAACTTTTCCAATCCTTTTTTCAGAAGTTTAATTACTATATCATAGTAATGTTGAAATTGATTTGAAATAAAGGGGGCAATTATATTGAAAAAAGTATTTAAGTTTGGTTGTTTAGGAATTGTAGTTTTGTTTGTATTACTTATTATCGGTATCCTTGCAAGTGGCGATGACACAACAACAGATACTGAAACAAATCCTGTAACAGAGGAAGCTGAAGTAAGTGAAGAAGCAACTGAACCTACGGAAGAGCCTGCTGAAGAAGATGATGTTCCGAGGGAATATAGATCCGCTTTAACAAAAGCAGAACAATACGCTAAGACTATGCATATGTCAAAGGCAGGTATTTACGATCAATTAGTATCAGAATATGGGGAAAACTTTTCTGAAGATGCTGCCCAATACGCTATTGATAATATTGATTTTGATTGGAAAGAAAACGCACTGAAAAAAGCAAAAAGTTATGCCGAGACTATGTCCATGTCGGATGCAGCAATTTATGACCAATTAATTTCGGAATACGGAGAGAAATTCACTCCAGAAGAAGCACAATACGCTATTGACAATCTAGAATAATTTTAAAAAGAGTAAAGCCCTCAAAGGAGTCCTTTACTCTTTTTAAAATTATTCACTTCAAGCTTCCTACCTGTTTAATTGCATTTAATACTTAAGGCCTTGCTATTTCAATAATCATAAGGTTATGCTGCTACATCCTCTGGCTAACATTTCTTAAAACACGTTGGGAAGACGTTTGAACCCCTTTTACAACTGGATTAACTACTTTTTTTTATGACTTCTTCTTTCACTTCTACTTTATTCCCTTTAAGTGATGCTCTCACTTTGTTCATATCAATTCCAGGGTACGCTAGTTGAAGATTATATGGCTAAGCTAAACCAATCATTTTTTATGGTGTTTCGTGGGTGGTCACAAACAAGCAACACATTAATTACTCTAATCACCCACATTAGAAAAACCCTCAACACCAGTAGTGTCAAGGGTTCTCTTTTCTTAATAATTTTGCATGTACTGGTCGCGTTCCCACGGATGTACTTGCGTTCTAAACATATCCCACTCAATCTCTTTTGCTTCAACGAAATTCTCTACCGCGTGCTCTCCAAGAGCTTTGACCATAACGTCATCTTGAACAAGTTTATCAACTGCTTCTTTTAAAGTAGCTGGAAGATCGTTAATTCCTTCTTCAATACGCTCTTCTTTGCTCATGACATAAATATTACGATCTGTAGCTGGCGGTGGTGTTAATTTCTTTTTGATTCCATCTAATCCAGCAGCTAGCATAACAGCCATAGCTAAATATGGGTTAGCAGCAGGGTCAGGACTACGAACTTCAACACGCGTACTTACGCCTCTAGATGAAGGAATACGAATCAACGGACTGCGGTTACGCATCGACCAAGCAACATAAACTGGTGCTTCATAACCTGGTACAAGACGCTTATAAGAGTTAACAATCGGATTGGTAATTGCCGTGAAAGCTTCAGCATGCTTTAAAATTCCCGCTAAAAACTCCATAGCTGTTTCACTTAATTGAGAGTCAGTACCTTCATCATAAAAAGCATTTCCCTCTTTTGTAAATAAGGACATATTACAATGCATACCTGATCCGTTCACACCGAATAGCGGTTTTGGCATAAATGTTGCGTGCAAGCCGTGCTTACGTGCAATTGTTTTTACAACAAGCTTAAACGTTTGAATATTGTCACATGCCGTAATAGCATCTGCATATTTGAAATCGATTTCGTGCTGACCAGGAGCTACTTCATGGTGAGAAGCTTCGATATCAAAGCCCATATCTTCTAACTCAAGTACAATATCACGACGGCAGTTTTCCCCTAAATCTGTAGGAGCTAGATCAAAATAACCACCTTTATCGTTAAGCTCTAATGTTGGCTCTCCATTCTCATCATTCTTAAATAAGAAGAATTCAGGTTCTGGTCCAATATTGAAAGAAGTATAACCCATTTTTTCAGCTTCCTTTAAAACTCGTTTCAATATTCCACGAGGATCACCTGCAAATGGTGTTGGCTCTTCTCCTGGCTTTCCAGGCAGATAAACATCACAAATCAAGCGAGCTACTTTGCCTTTTTCCGGAGTCCAAGGGAAAATAACCCATGTATTTAAATCTGGATATAAGTACATATCAGATTCTTCAATTCGAACGAATCCTTCAATTGATGACCCATCAAACATCATTTTGTTATCTAAAGCTTTCGTCAATTGGTCAACTGGTATTTCAACATTTTTAATTGTTCCTAACAAATCAGAAAACTGTAGACGTATGAAACGAACATTAGCTTCTTTTGCATTATTAAGAATATCTTCCCTAGTAAATTTTGCCATACTATGTATTCCCCTTTCTAAATTGAAAGAATATTAGAAAAACAAGTGATTGCTTGTTCACTTCTTTACATTACCTTTTTCACTAATAATTAAACGATAATCTAGTAAGCTTTTATGTATTCAAAATGAGTGAGTTCAAAGCTTTCAGAAAATGAACTATCTTCATGTTACTAGAAGCAAAGTACCGTGTCAACCGCTGTCAAATTACCTCACAAACAGCAGAAGAAAACAGACTAATTCATTATTTTACTCGTTAAAAAATCTATCAATTTACTTGATAAATTGAATCAAGTGCTTGAATAACAGCAATTTTCACATGCTCATATGTTAGTCCACCTTGAACATATGCAACATATGGAGGTCGAATCGGACCGTCCGCAGTTAATTCAATGCTAGCTCCTTGAATAAAAGTACCTGCCGCCATAATAACAGGGTCTTCGTACCCAGGCATTGGGCTTGGTTGTGGGGAGACATGAGCATTAACTGGTGATGCAGCTTGAATCGCCTGACAAAATGCAATCATTTTTTCTGCTGTCGGAAAATGGACAGATTGAATGAGGTCCGTTCTTCGTTCGCTCCAGGTAGGTTTTGTCTTCATTCCAGCTTTCTCAAGCATAGCAGCTGTAAACACAGCTCCTTTTAGAGCTTGTGAGACTACATGAGGCGCCAAGAAAAAACCTTGATACATTTCAAGCAAACTATATAAGCTTGCGCCACCTTCCGCTCCAATCCCCGGAGCCGCTAAACGATAAGAAGCGAGTTCAATTAAGTCTCTTCTTCCAACTAAATAACCACCCGTTTTCACAATGCCGCCACCAGGGTTCTTAATCAGTGAACCTGCCATTAAGTCAGCACCTACTTCACACGGTTCTCTCTTTTCAACAAATTCACCGTAGCAATTATCTACAAATACAATAACATCTTTTTTAATCGAACGAACAAACTCTATCATTTCCTCAATTTGTCCAACAGTAAAAGAAGGGCGATCACCATACCCTTTTGAACGTTGTATTCCAATCACTTTTGTACGGTCATTTATTTTATTTCCGATAGTCTCCTGATCAATCCAGCCACTCTCTAATAACGGTACCGCTTCATACCCAATTTGAAATTCCTTTAAAGAGCCGTTTCCATTTCCACGAATCCCTACAATCTCCTCCAATGTATCATAAGGCTTGCCTGTAATGTATAATAGTTCATCTCCAGGCCTTAACACTCCAAATAATGCAGTTGCAATCGCATGAGTTCCTGATATAATCTGAGGGCGAACAAGTGAAGCCTCTCCCCCAAACACTTCAGCATAAATGATTTCAAGTGTATCTCGGCCAATATCGTCATAACCATAGCCTGTAGAAGGGGTGAAGTGAAAGTCGGATACTTGGTGTTTGCGAAAAGCTTCCATTACTTTTGCTTGATTGAAAAAGGCAGTCTCCTCAATTTCCTGATGATGTTCTCTAATTTGTATTTCCGTTTCACTTAGTAAGTTTAGTAATTCATTTTTATTCTTTAGTTTCAACATTTTCTTCCCTCTACTTTCGTTCTACAATCGAGCGGATTCGTAATTCATGTCCTAATGCTGTATTAGACAATACAAATCCTTTTATATCATAGTGTTCTATTTCTTCATCCCACTCTTGTTTTTTTATAACCGTCATTTCTCGACATTTTGACAGAAGACGCCCTTCATCGGCTCTTAAACGCACATGATATTCTGTCATTTGCTCCATTAACTTTTCCTCGATTGCTTCTTTTAAGCTAAGTAAATCTTCTTGATCAAAGGCACTTATTTCAATTGAATCTTCTTGGTGATTTGGAAAGAAGTCCGGATCCTTCTGCTCAATCTTATTGTACACGATTAATTGAGGTATGCTTTCAGCGTCTAATTCGCTAATTAATTTCTTCACGGTTTTTTCATGTTGAATGTAGTCAGGGTTTGAGCTATCAACTACATGTAAAAGCATATTTGCCCCTTGTAGCTCCTCTAACGTCGATCGGAATGCAGCAACAAGAGTTGTTGGTAGATCTTGAATGAAACCTACTGTATCCGAGAGGAGAACTTTCATTCCACTTGGCAAATTAAATTGTCTAGTAGTTGGATCAAGTGTCGCGAATAATTGATTTTCTTCCAATGTTTCCACTTCCGCTAACCGATTTAGGATCGTTGACTTACCAGCATTTGTGTACCCAACAATCGCGACTTGAAATGTTTCATTTTGTTTACGACGTTCCCGGTAACGCTCACGATGGCCGACAACTGCTTCAAGCTGATGCTTGATTTCATCCATTCTTCGACGAATATGGCGACGGTCTGACTCAAGTTGCGTTTCTCCAGGACCCTTCGAACCAATTCCCCCTCCTTGTCTAGAAAGTGCCAATCCTTGCCCAGCAAGACGAGGTAGTAAATATGACAGCTGTGCAAGTTCAACTTGAAGCTTCCCTTCTCTTGATCTCGCCCTTTGAGCAAAAATATCAAGAATTAGTTGCGTTCGATCGACAACGGTTGTTTTGGTTCTTGTATGGACATTCCGAATTTGACTAGGTGAAAGTTCATCATTAAAAACAATTGTATCGACATGTTTTTCGTCGAGCATAACTAACAACTCTTCTATTTTTCCTCTGCCGATATATGTAGAAGGTTCAACTTTCTGCCGTTTTTGAGTTAATGTACCTACAACTACTCCTTTTGCTGTTTCAACAAGGCTTTTTAATTCATCCATTGATCGTTCAAAGGAAAGGTCATCTTGCTCAAGTTGACAACCAATTAAAACAACATTTTCTGTTTCACGATGATTTATTTCTTGCAAAAACCATCACGTCCTTTCATGAATTCTTATCTTTACTATTTGTTCTAGCTAACATTTCAATACGCATCATACCACGAACAAGGCAAAAAAAGAAAAGCTGAACGTAAGCGATCAGCTTTTCTATAGTTAATTTAACTTAACATGAGAAGAATTAAAATTAAAATCTTCTCTTTTGATCATTAAAAGTGATGCCTTATCAAATTGATTCTCTTTTAATAAGCGTACAGCCTGCATGCGTATTGCTTCTTCTATGATGTTTCTTATATATCGACCATTACTGAACGTTCTTTCTTGTTCTTGTCTAATACGTTTTAAATGTTCTTTTATATGATATTCTCCTTCTTTCGTAAGTTCATATTCCCTTTCATTTAACATTCGCCGAACCATTTCCATTAATTGATCTGTTGTATAATTTGGGAAGTCAATTGCAATCGGAAAACGCGAAGGTAAGCCAGGATTTAATGATAAGAAATATTCCATTTCTTTTGAGTATCCAGCTAATATTAGTACGAAATCATGTTGATTATCTTCCATCGCTTTCACTAACGTATCAATTGCTTCCTTACCAAAATCTTTTTCTCCTCCTCTAGCTAGTGAATACGCTTCATCTATAAATAATACCCCCCGTTAGCTTTTTTTAACACTTCTCTCGTCTTTTGAGCAGTATGACCAATGTATTCCCCAACTAGGTCCGCGCGTTCCACTTCCATAAAATGACCTTTCGAAAGCACTCCCATCTCATGTAAAAAGCCTGCAATGATTCGTGCAACTGTTGTTTTTCCGGTCCCTGGGTTTCCTTTAAAGATCATATGCAGTACTTGTTTGCTAGCTTTTAACCCTTGCTGTTGCCGCTCCTGATTCACATACAACCATGCATATATTTCATTTACGAGCCGTTTAACTTCTTCAAGGCCAACGTATTCTTCTAATTTCCGTTCAAACTTCGCAAGAACTTCATGCTCTTCCTTCTCTTGTTCTGTTGTAAACAATGAATTATTGTGACTGTGGCTTGTAATCGGCTTGTGATTTAAAACGACATTAATTCGTCCTCTTTTTTTGGAATTAACCGGGTTACTCATGATGTACACCCCTTTGCTGTCCCATTTAACACGATATGAATTCCTTTTTATTACTATACGCAAAATGGGCGAACATGTGACAAACACCCATTCTAAAGATAACGTTTTTTGATTATATGTACCATCTTACGCTTGATAAAAAGAATTCATGCTTCCTTATAGACGAAGTCAACATCTTATCATGATATATTGATTCGGGCCTGTTGCTATCACTTTAATAGCCTTGAGAGAATTATTTATCTCTCAAGGCTATTTGCTGATGTTATTATATTTTCCCCCGAACTATAAGACAACACCATCCTCAATGATCTTCTGATAAATATTGAAAAATGTACATTAGAAAAGATTTGAGAAAGAAACAAAGTGAAAGCTGCAGTTTACTCATTTTAACTAACCACGCATATTCAAATCGTTTAAGAATATCTAAAAATCCATAAACAAAAACGCTATTTGGAATGCTTGTGTCAAAAAACCTCCACCAATTGCGTTTTTCAGCTAAGATTCCTTCAGCAAATAAAAATAAACTCATAAATAAGACACCTGGCCAATATCGTTTCACTGTTCTCTTCCCAACAAAAGGGAATGTCAACCACGGTACAATCATGATCTCTGGAATAAAAATCCATTTATTCTACAAAATCAAATCAGCCCTTTTTTTTCTTACATTCCCCCTGTTGGAAGAAAAGTAATCTATAGGAATCCAATTAGAAATGATTAAATTACCATATTCAAAGCAGGAATTCACACATTAAAGTCAAATAAAGTAGGAACAAGGAGGGCTTAAGATGAACAACTTGTTTCCTTCATTTATTGAATATTACATTGCGGAGCTAAGACAAAGAGGCAGAAAACCCTCAACAATTAAACGATATTTATATGACCTTAATGATTTTTCATTTTGGTTACACAAAAAAAGAGCAACAACTGATTCCATCGACTGGAAAACGATTACAAAAGAAGAACTAGAACTTTTTTTTAGTGAGTTAGTAGAAAAAAGAAACTATCATATTCGGACAGTGAGGCGTATTCATAGTGTGCTAAGACAATTGCATCGTTATCAAAAATCACATCACCAAACGGAACTAGCGCCAATTGAGCTGATTGATCCTCCAGAATTAGTAGCCGAAACGTTAGAACCATCAGATTGGATTACCAAAAAGGAAGAACAACAATTATTAAAAACAATGCGGTCGACTGACAGTTTATCGGATCAACAAATAGAAACATTCCCATTTTACAAAGAAAGAAACGAATTTATCGTTCGATTGTTCCTACACTATGGCCTTAGTCTTCATGAAGTCCACGAACTTTCAATGAATAACCTTAAATTTGAACGAAATGAACTTCTGATTTTTGATACCATAGAAACTCGCACCATAAAGCTTAAGGAAGAAGATAAGCAACTTGCTTATACTTATTTCAAGACAATTCCTGAACCTGTACGTCCACGCTATTATAGCAATGATCCTTTTATTGTAGCATTTGATTTTAAACGCAAAACATTTCATTGGTCTTATGACAATGACGAACCAAAAAGAATGTCAATGATCGCAATTCAAAAAATGGTACGAACCGAAGTAAAACGTGCAAGCTTACGAAAAGGAATTAGTGCTCAAACTCTTAGAAACACTTTTATTCTCTCCACACTTATTCGCAAAAATCAAATAGAAAATTTAATTGCAACAATTGGTTACACTACTCCCCTTTCACTTAATCGTTACTTACAAACGGTCGAATCTTTTTCGCAAGAGCAAATCAATGAACTCATTCTAGCGAGAGAACAGTTAACTTACAAAAAAGAAAAAGCGCTCTAATAGAGCGCTTATCTTTATTCACTGTCATCAGATTTTAACTGAACGTTGCGTTGAGGTGCGAAAGTTGAAATA
Proteins encoded:
- a CDS encoding phage holin, encoding MERDVASMSRFAFLILAVVNAVLNLLGYQTISEQFVNDVVAILSGVYFIWAGWKNNYLSKKGIKQKEVLKKHKLH
- a CDS encoding Ltp family lipoprotein; amino-acid sequence: MKKVFKFGCLGIVVLFVLLIIGILASGDDTTTDTETNPVTEEAEVSEEATEPTEEPAEEDDVPREYRSALTKAEQYAKTMHMSKAGIYDQLVSEYGENFSEDAAQYAIDNIDFDWKENALKKAKSYAETMSMSDAAIYDQLISEYGEKFTPEEAQYAIDNLE
- the glnA gene encoding type I glutamate--ammonia ligase, whose protein sequence is MAKFTREDILNNAKEANVRFIRLQFSDLLGTIKNVEIPVDQLTKALDNKMMFDGSSIEGFVRIEESDMYLYPDLNTWVIFPWTPEKGKVARLICDVYLPGKPGEEPTPFAGDPRGILKRVLKEAEKMGYTSFNIGPEPEFFLFKNDENGEPTLELNDKGGYFDLAPTDLGENCRRDIVLELEDMGFDIEASHHEVAPGQHEIDFKYADAITACDNIQTFKLVVKTIARKHGLHATFMPKPLFGVNGSGMHCNMSLFTKEGNAFYDEGTDSQLSETAMEFLAGILKHAEAFTAITNPIVNSYKRLVPGYEAPVYVAWSMRNRSPLIRIPSSRGVSTRVEVRSPDPAANPYLAMAVMLAAGLDGIKKKLTPPPATDRNIYVMSKEERIEEGINDLPATLKEAVDKLVQDDVMVKALGEHAVENFVEAKEIEWDMFRTQVHPWERDQYMQNY
- a CDS encoding methionine gamma-lyase family protein; the protein is MLKLKNKNELLNLLSETEIQIREHHQEIEETAFFNQAKVMEAFRKHQVSDFHFTPSTGYGYDDIGRDTLEIIYAEVFGGEASLVRPQIISGTHAIATALFGVLRPGDELLYITGKPYDTLEEIVGIRGNGNGSLKEFQIGYEAVPLLESGWIDQETIGNKINDRTKVIGIQRSKGYGDRPSFTVGQIEEMIEFVRSIKKDVIVFVDNCYGEFVEKREPCEVGADLMAGSLIKNPGGGIVKTGGYLVGRRDLIELASYRLAAPGIGAEGGASLYSLLEMYQGFFLAPHVVSQALKGAVFTAAMLEKAGMKTKPTWSERRTDLIQSVHFPTAEKMIAFCQAIQAASPVNAHVSPQPSPMPGYEDPVIMAAGTFIQGASIELTADGPIRPPYVAYVQGGLTYEHVKIAVIQALDSIYQVN
- the hflX gene encoding GTPase HflX, which codes for MQEINHRETENVVLIGCQLEQDDLSFERSMDELKSLVETAKGVVVGTLTQKRQKVEPSTYIGRGKIEELLVMLDEKHVDTIVFNDELSPSQIRNVHTRTKTTVVDRTQLILDIFAQRARSREGKLQVELAQLSYLLPRLAGQGLALSRQGGGIGSKGPGETQLESDRRHIRRRMDEIKHQLEAVVGHRERYRERRKQNETFQVAIVGYTNAGKSTILNRLAEVETLEENQLFATLDPTTRQFNLPSGMKVLLSDTVGFIQDLPTTLVAAFRSTLEELQGANMLLHVVDSSNPDYIQHEKTVKKLISELDAESIPQLIVYNKIEQKDPDFFPNHQEDSIEISAFDQEDLLSLKEAIEEKLMEQMTEYHVRLRADEGRLLSKCREMTVIKKQEWDEEIEHYDIKGFVLSNTALGHELRIRSIVERK
- a CDS encoding tyrosine-type recombinase/integrase yields the protein MNNLFPSFIEYYIAELRQRGRKPSTIKRYLYDLNDFSFWLHKKRATTDSIDWKTITKEELELFFSELVEKRNYHIRTVRRIHSVLRQLHRYQKSHHQTELAPIELIDPPELVAETLEPSDWITKKEEQQLLKTMRSTDSLSDQQIETFPFYKERNEFIVRLFLHYGLSLHEVHELSMNNLKFERNELLIFDTIETRTIKLKEEDKQLAYTYFKTIPEPVRPRYYSNDPFIVAFDFKRKTFHWSYDNDEPKRMSMIAIQKMVRTEVKRASLRKGISAQTLRNTFILSTLIRKNQIENLIATIGYTTPLSLNRYLQTVESFSQEQINELILAREQLTYKKEKAL